In Deinococcus irradiatisoli, the genomic stretch CTAGTCCAGACTTTTGACCCCTAGAGAGTTATAAAACTTGTCGGAACCTACAAAATTAAGCACTTTACTGTTGTATGTAGATAATTTGATTGCTCCTTGTAATTCGTCGTCTCCGTATCCTAGGCATGTCTTAGGCAGCTTTGGAGGATAAAGCGAGAAAATAACAGGGTTTTCTGCCGAGGTCGAGTTTCCTGTATGTAAGAACGTGAGCTTAAATATTCTAATTGGCCATGAATTCATTATAGTATCGAAATAATAAATAGCATTATCTCTTATATAGAGGGAACGACCACGGAAACTCCAAATATAGTTGCCCGTGTCTTTATTAATTAGAGTAAACACTGTCTCGGTGCTTCCGCCAGGACAGTTTAAACCAATGAAATTACTACCTATAATGACATTCAGGTGAGAGCCACAGTTTTCTTCATACTTCCATATAATCTTTCCCTTTTTCTCGCCGTACGTAGTCCTTGATTGGGGAGTATTGTATATTGTTATGTCCTTATAAAAGATTTTAAACATATAGAAGTCGGTCGATGTAAATTCTACCCGCACAGATTTCTTTAACGCTTCGGTCATATAGAGTACAGTTGGTTTATCTGAACTCAATAGGACGCCAGTTTTATTGCCAAGTGCAGAGAAACTCGCCAACGCCAACCCTGAAGAGATGAGCAGAAAAGCCTGTAAGCGCTTCATTTTTGCACTTCTCCCTTTCCATCTCGGCGTTCCCTCGTCAGTGGCTTGTCCTGCCGCGAAGATGCCCAACGCCTCATTTCTTCGTCCAGCCAGGCAAGGGCGGGGCTTTGTGGATCTCGACCTTGACCACCAGCAGCAGATGCGGACTTCCGCTTTGTTCGAGCAACCGGTACACCATCGCGATGTCTTCATTGCTCCGGTATCTGGCCTCGGGCATGCTGACCGTAATCACGAGGAGCTGGGTGCCCAGGTCGTGTTTGATGACGAACTCCGGTTTGCCGACGATCAACCCTTTGGCATGTAACTCCACGATGGCCCCGAGGGTCTCCACCGGAAGGTTCACGCTTCGTCCCAGTCCAGCGGTTCATAGCACGAGATTTCGACGACGATCAGGGAGGTTTTGGTGCTGGTGTCTTCCAGAGTGCGGTAGACCAGATCGAGGTGTTTATTGGAGTGAAACCAGCGCTCGGGCATCTGCACATACAGCGTCACCTTGCTGACCTCCTCTTCCTGTTCGACTTCGACTTCAGGGTCACCGACGATGAACAGCCGTTCTTGCAGGTCCAGAATCGCCTGGAGGGTGGCTGCGCTGAGGACCATTTTGTCTGTCATGCCGTCCCTACCGCCCTTGATGTTTGAGCCGCATACAGCTGGCGCACAGCAACTGGAGATTCCCTAAGACTGCAGCCCCACCTTTGGTCGGTGGGACGAGGTAGTCAAATTCCAGGGACGAGGCGGAGGCACAGTGGACGCAGCGCTGCAAATCACGTTGGATCACGGTCATACGGACCACTTTGGGAATGACCGCTTTCGTGGTCTGGTTAGCGATGGCATTATCGGCTCTTGGCATAACTCCCTTTCCATGTCAGCTTTACTTGAGCGGCACGACTTCAGCGCTTCATGCCCCTTCCCAGTACCAATCATCGGTATGGCCGCCGGCCACCACGCCCAGAAGACCGGGCCCATACGGCGGTACTGACGCGGAGGTAAAGGGCGGCGCGGAGATCCGCCTGAGGCTCTACGACGCGGCGGGCGTGCTGCTGGTCGATGGGAAGTTCACGCCGCGCCTGGGGCAGATGGGCGTCTACAACGTGGCCCTGGAAGTGCCAGCAGCCCAGAAAGGCCAGACGGTGACGGCCGAGGTTCAGCTGTACCAGGCCAAGGGGCACGCCATCACCATGACCGTGCTGGAGGCCACAGCAGCGGCCACCATTGAGATTCCGAACACGCCGGGCCTGATCTACCCGGACGGTTGGACCGCGCCCTTCAAGGTCGGGCCGGTCTACAAGATCAAGCTCAAAGGCTGGCACGTTCCGCCCTTCCGGATTCTGTTTCCCTGGGGCCTGATTCAGTACGCGGCCGGTGCGGTGGTGACCTGGAACAAGAACGAAGCCAGCACCGAGATCACCACGGCGGCCTGGCCGTACCCAGGCCAGAAGCGAGGTCGAGCATGAGCGGTGAGTGGTTCTGGCTGCACACGCCGGAGGGCCGCCTGGCCATGCCCGGCACCACCCGGCCGAGCATCCACGGTGTCCCAGCCATCAGCAGCAATCTGGTGCGCGCCCGTGGATACACGCGAATACACGACCTGGCCGATGGCTTACCCGACCCGGTGCCGATCATCTGGACCGGCTTCATCAAGGCCGACAGCGAAGCGGCACTGGCCCTAGCCGAGCGCGAGCTGCGGAAGCTGATCAACAGCGCCACGGCCTTCGACCGCGACGACCGCAAGGTGACGACCGTGCAGGGCCGCTCGGTGCAGTTCGTGCCCGACAGCGACGGCAGCAACCGGGCCACCTTCACGGTGACGTGGATTCCGCTGAACGTACCCGACCCAGACGACGAAGACGAGAGCGAGTGGTGAGGTTCACATGGCAAAACTACTGAGCATCAACGCAAAAGTCCGCTTGCCAAGCGCCACGGGCGCGAAGTGGACCATCACCTATCCGCCCAACGACCCCTATCTGGTGGCCGGGCAGCTGGCGGGCGGCCTGATGGAAGGCGCGCTGGTCGAGGTGGCCGGCGAGCCGGGCTGGTGGACCTGGGACGAAGACGACCAGGTGTTCGGCGCCGAGATCGGCGACGTGCAGCCACCCCTGGTCACTGTGAAAATCCTCCCCACCATGCCTGCCGGCAAGAGCATGTTGCCGATCGAGTACAAAGGCCACCCGCGCGAGACGGCCGAAGATACCTGGGATCTGAGTCGGATCGGCATGGGCGGCCTGGTGCTGCTCAGCGAGGCTCAGCGCCTGACCGTCGAAGCCTTGATCGAGCAGGGCAACATGGCCCTGGCCCGGTTGATCGCGGTGGGCGGGATCAGCGACGAGGAACTGCAGGACCGACTGGACGCGATCGCCAACGGCTCAGCCCTGGCAGCGGACGCACAGGCGGCGGCGGATCTGCTGCCGACCCTGGAAGCGGGCGAGACGGCCCTGAACGCGGCACTGGCCGCTGTTTCGCTCAATGCCCGACTGATCGGCTGGGCGCAGTCCGACAGCATCATCCTGACCAGCGTCGTTTACGACACCACCAACGCCAACTCAGCCGGCGTGCCGATCAGTGCCACAGCGACCTGGCCGGACGGTTCCGGCGGCTCCTGGACGGCCACGAATCGGGACGCCACCACCGGGTATTACCTCGGCTACACAGTCACCCACAC encodes the following:
- a CDS encoding HNH endonuclease is translated as MPRADNAIANQTTKAVIPKVVRMTVIQRDLQRCVHCASASSLEFDYLVPPTKGGAAVLGNLQLLCASCMRLKHQGR